A portion of the Candidatus Brocadia sp. genome contains these proteins:
- a CDS encoding phospholipid carrier-dependent glycosyltransferase, which produces MQENSRKRQKYYFDILILVVVSGLVIFPALGQERYLASREIRHAEIIREMAERGDYLVPRLFGKIYYDKPPVIHAPAAFITRIVGKPSMTIARMPSAIAGMLGVLATYGIGLLLLDRRSALVGAIVLLGMPGYSLWARHARPDMIFCAMILFSCLCLGIGMRKYNHFPRTFYFTLAGLFAGVGVITKGPYGILVPIFFVVFAPFRNLNFTRPRLGWTGFLLGLLTAIAIWAIPAYLRDGGEYLRGVIFQPDLDVTREGSVKSFFWYVPYVLILTVPLSIFLPLAIVDLRRYGYSAPLAIAGAMFIVISCISKKRQHYLLPLDPFLALGIAATVVRHGITSRIVRRSARILIIISIASIPIYFVAIQPFLQPYKNSKIFFAKEVLGVIKPNSCIYCVSGTKEVLAWVGRDYDRICEINRNDPSVTKTLCNDKARYYLVSEQDLMTLLKGKEPLSGELILNRKVGHENMMLFCLKSKTTGAP; this is translated from the coding sequence ATGCAGGAAAATTCCAGGAAACGGCAAAAATATTACTTTGATATACTCATATTGGTTGTCGTTTCCGGTTTGGTTATATTTCCAGCCCTTGGGCAGGAGCGATATCTTGCGAGCCGCGAGATCCGGCACGCAGAAATTATTCGCGAAATGGCCGAACGGGGCGATTACCTGGTGCCGAGACTCTTCGGTAAGATATACTACGACAAGCCACCGGTTATTCACGCACCTGCAGCATTCATTACGCGCATAGTGGGGAAACCGAGCATGACTATTGCACGCATGCCATCTGCTATTGCCGGCATGCTGGGGGTGCTAGCCACCTATGGCATAGGTCTTTTGCTTCTGGACCGGCGTTCGGCGCTGGTTGGGGCAATTGTATTACTTGGTATGCCTGGTTATAGTCTCTGGGCGCGTCATGCCAGGCCCGACATGATTTTTTGCGCCATGATTTTATTCTCGTGCCTTTGCCTCGGAATCGGGATGCGAAAATACAATCATTTTCCAAGAACGTTTTACTTTACGCTTGCAGGACTATTTGCTGGTGTTGGAGTGATAACGAAGGGTCCCTACGGAATTCTCGTCCCAATCTTTTTTGTAGTTTTTGCACCATTCCGCAACCTGAACTTTACACGCCCTCGACTCGGTTGGACTGGTTTCTTGCTTGGACTCCTCACTGCCATTGCTATCTGGGCTATTCCTGCTTATCTTCGTGACGGTGGTGAATATCTCCGTGGGGTGATATTCCAGCCTGATCTTGATGTAACAAGGGAAGGAAGCGTGAAATCGTTTTTTTGGTATGTTCCGTATGTGCTCATACTCACGGTACCACTTTCGATTTTCCTTCCTCTTGCTATTGTTGATTTGCGGCGATATGGTTACTCTGCGCCCCTTGCAATTGCGGGGGCTATGTTTATCGTTATTTCATGTATTTCCAAAAAACGGCAGCATTACCTTCTTCCACTTGACCCATTTCTGGCGCTAGGGATTGCCGCCACAGTCGTTCGACATGGGATAACAAGTCGTATCGTGCGGCGATCTGCAAGGATACTCATAATAATTTCAATAGCGTCAATTCCCATTTACTTTGTAGCTATTCAGCCTTTTCTGCAACCATACAAAAACTCAAAAATATTTTTTGCAAAAGAAGTCCTTGGAGTGATTAAGCCAAATTCGTGTATATACTGTGTATCTGGTACCAAGGAAGTACTGGCATGGGTAGGACGAGACTATGACAGAATCTGTGAAATCAATCGAAACGACCCCTCTGTAACCAAAACCTTATGCAATGATAAGGCAAGGTATTACCTTGTTAGTGAACAGGATCTTATGACTCTTCTTAAAGGTAAAGAGCCTCTTTCGGGAGAATTGATTCTCAATCGTAAAGTCGGTCATGAAAACATGATGCTCTTTTGCCTTAAGAGCAAAACAACGGGTGCACCTTGA
- a CDS encoding glycosyltransferase family 39 protein has protein sequence METNINQHSVERITKKDIPFLSGLILIGLTLFLWHTWATPLIDPDEPRYAATASDMVLNNHWVVPHFNGAPRINKPPLFYWTIAISYKIFGINEFSARLPSALAAMGTVLIVYLWGKRLEDCKNGFWAGLILMSNPLFFLISRLCITDMLLTFFVCASLYLFFIEYTEAHKSNLRRLFLYFLLSMVFLIKGPVGILLFILITMGFLLWIRDFRYIRNLWYLPGFLVFLAIICSWGIPFWLSLGTKQIFALLSQEMSGRFVSGYAHPQPFYYYAPVFFMGFFPWSLFVFIPFVHALKQRQSMPGKEKRQVYFSCSWFILTVTFFSLSHSKLMTYILPVSPSIALLTTSLSRWETEDLLGKGYLWIVWPVLCVSATMPLVLMFIIFEWPPTVHGLSAIHMVVPIIVLFVGTVVSLYTFFVNRHFSYIIKVFCFTNCLILGITMAYSANSLGTVRSTKDIVKNYLSDKKNYTLLSCGKPMPSLVFYSGKNVLELDADTRLKKLLSDQECPLYVVMSRNDYQKKRAWIQKKKLHAVCQNNTHVILEKD, from the coding sequence ATGGAAACAAATATTAATCAGCATTCTGTGGAAAGGATAACAAAGAAGGACATTCCTTTTCTCTCTGGCTTAATCCTAATTGGTCTGACTCTATTTCTCTGGCATACCTGGGCAACGCCGCTCATTGATCCCGATGAACCTCGTTATGCCGCTACAGCGAGCGATATGGTGCTGAACAACCATTGGGTCGTGCCGCACTTTAATGGCGCTCCACGCATTAATAAACCTCCTCTCTTCTATTGGACCATTGCCATATCCTATAAAATTTTTGGGATAAACGAATTCAGTGCACGATTACCCTCAGCCCTGGCGGCTATGGGCACAGTATTGATCGTCTATCTGTGGGGGAAAAGGCTTGAAGACTGCAAAAATGGTTTTTGGGCTGGTTTAATACTGATGTCCAATCCATTGTTTTTTCTCATTTCCCGTTTATGTATTACGGATATGCTCCTGACCTTTTTTGTCTGTGCCAGCCTTTACCTTTTCTTCATCGAATATACGGAAGCTCATAAAAGCAACCTCAGGCGGTTATTCCTTTACTTTCTCCTGAGTATGGTCTTTCTGATAAAAGGGCCGGTAGGTATCTTGTTGTTTATCCTGATTACCATGGGATTCCTCTTATGGATACGTGACTTTCGGTATATCAGGAATCTTTGGTATCTACCGGGGTTCCTGGTTTTCCTTGCTATTATCTGTTCGTGGGGTATTCCCTTCTGGCTGTCCCTGGGCACAAAACAAATCTTTGCATTGCTTTCGCAAGAGATGTCTGGCAGATTTGTCAGCGGTTATGCCCACCCACAACCTTTTTATTATTATGCACCGGTATTTTTCATGGGATTTTTCCCCTGGTCGCTGTTTGTATTTATTCCTTTTGTTCATGCCCTAAAACAAAGGCAAAGTATGCCAGGAAAGGAAAAAAGACAGGTGTATTTTTCCTGTTCCTGGTTCATCCTTACCGTGACCTTTTTTTCTCTGTCTCACTCGAAATTGATGACCTATATCCTTCCCGTTTCTCCTTCCATTGCACTGCTAACCACGTCACTTTCACGATGGGAAACAGAAGACCTCTTAGGGAAAGGGTACTTATGGATCGTGTGGCCTGTTCTATGCGTGTCTGCAACAATGCCCCTGGTGCTCATGTTTATCATATTTGAATGGCCGCCAACTGTGCATGGTTTATCCGCAATTCATATGGTTGTTCCCATTATTGTTCTTTTCGTCGGGACAGTGGTATCGCTCTATACTTTCTTCGTGAACAGGCATTTTTCCTACATAATAAAGGTCTTTTGTTTCACGAATTGTTTAATCCTCGGCATCACCATGGCCTATTCAGCGAATTCATTGGGAACCGTTCGGTCCACAAAGGATATTGTGAAAAACTATCTTTCAGACAAGAAGAATTATACGCTTTTGAGTTGCGGAAAACCTATGCCAAGCCTTGTCTTTTATAGTGGAAAAAATGTGCTGGAATTAGATGCAGATACTAGATTGAAAAAACTTCTTTCTGATCAAGAATGCCCTCTTTATGTCGTTATGAGTAGAAATGATTATCAGAAAAAGCGGGCATGGATTCAGAAAAAGAAGTTGCATGCCGTATGTCAGAATAATACGCATGTCATATTAGAAAAAGACTGA
- a CDS encoding glycosyltransferase → MKNPDISLVIPLYNEADNIEPLGHSILHAMEKQNYEVIFVNDGSIDGSTEKLNAWCTKHENFRTIHFKRNAGQTAAMDAGFKSAAGKYIVSMDADMQNDPLDIPKLLEKLNSYDMVCGWRQKRNDPWIKRISSQVANYIRNKLSSEDIKDTGCSLKAYRRECLIHIRLYNGMHRFLPTLFKMEGFTVAEIVVNHYPRKFGKSKYGISNRAFRAFIDLLAVRWMKKRKLHYEVENEKSYNTY, encoded by the coding sequence ATGAAAAATCCGGATATTTCTCTTGTTATTCCCTTATACAACGAGGCAGATAACATTGAACCTCTCGGGCATTCTATTCTCCATGCCATGGAGAAACAAAATTACGAGGTAATCTTCGTGAATGACGGCAGTATAGACGGCAGTACGGAAAAACTGAATGCATGGTGCACCAAACATGAAAACTTCCGTACCATTCATTTCAAGAGGAACGCAGGACAAACGGCGGCAATGGATGCCGGCTTTAAATCTGCTGCGGGGAAATATATTGTTTCTATGGATGCCGATATGCAAAATGATCCTCTGGATATCCCAAAATTACTTGAAAAACTGAATTCTTATGACATGGTATGCGGGTGGAGACAGAAGAGGAACGACCCGTGGATCAAACGCATTTCTTCTCAAGTAGCCAATTATATAAGAAACAAGCTTTCAAGTGAGGATATTAAGGATACAGGATGCTCTCTCAAGGCATATCGCAGGGAATGTCTCATACACATCAGGTTATATAACGGCATGCATCGGTTTTTGCCCACCCTGTTTAAGATGGAGGGGTTTACCGTTGCTGAGATTGTTGTAAACCACTATCCCCGGAAGTTTGGAAAATCAAAATACGGGATATCGAACAGGGCATTCAGGGCATTTATAGATTTGTTGGCTGTACGGTGGATGAAAAAAAGGAAACTTCATTATGAGGTAGAAAATGAAAAATCTTATAACACATATTAA
- a CDS encoding lipid A biosynthesis protein, translating to MKNLITHINFWVVFGLIGQLLFGSRFFIQWIVSEKRGESIIPEVFWYLSMAGSVILFTYAIFRRDPVFIMGQSAGIFIYARNIMLIYKKKRLLDMATGKGINSLNTAVE from the coding sequence ATGAAAAATCTTATAACACATATTAATTTCTGGGTTGTGTTTGGTCTTATTGGACAACTTTTGTTCGGTTCCCGATTTTTTATACAATGGATTGTCTCGGAAAAACGCGGCGAAAGCATTATTCCGGAGGTATTCTGGTATTTAAGCATGGCGGGCAGCGTCATATTATTTACCTATGCGATATTCAGACGTGACCCTGTTTTTATCATGGGACAATCCGCAGGGATTTTTATCTATGCTCGCAATATTATGTTAATTTACAAAAAGAAAAGACTCCTGGACATGGCAACCGGCAAAGGGATTAATTCCTTAAATACTGCTGTTGAATAA